Below is a genomic region from Chrysemys picta bellii isolate R12L10 unplaced genomic scaffold, ASM1138683v2 scaf858, whole genome shotgun sequence.
gctggcagatttgtgcctggcctcagggcccttgttattctggagcagctaggcagtaagtgctcatagagggcctttgccctggtccctttgctccaagctcccatgggggcagagagctctcgctcctctcgcccagcgcctcctacagaggggtgggagcagagctctggcccaggggcgctggagagctgaagggagaaggttgatggattcccctctcctcctccttccaccagacctcctccgacttctccatggcaggcgactttgtgctgcagctgggtctccatgtatcccacccagccgaggacatcagccggcaagccaggggtgggatatattggctgcacaggctcctggtgcagaagaggggtaagaacccagctgggcaatgggaccccatggaaacaagcctctcggagactagctccagctggccattgggacgcctagaggactaaggcctctctgtttagacccactgtagaAGGGCAGAGGAACCCCAATAGTAACAAGGCCCCTCCtttgagactccctctgctgggcaatgggaccctacagaaagaagccccctcctctgagaccaatcccaccttagatgatgactctttctcttccactctctctgaattagggagatgagtgtgaaagtgccagggaaattggctgctttatttcagagcccggctctgtcgccagcccagggaaatagcccacccacagggcagccagctcgtgaggggacaggaacagagctattgagagacatggagggaaagagcccatcatgagggcaggggtaggagcagagaccacaggggaaggacacaaagcttgtaggatgtcaccagttgggtagtcagggccagatcctgacttcagtgggtgtggggggttctcagtattagacaccaccattaacaggcacccactcccagagcacaatgactctaagggtcacatgattactgtgatgactaaaacaaatcccccttctggtactaaaccgcctggtatggaccctgcgattccattgggctgtggatgccacgaggaccctggccagtgtgcacccagacggaaaccggcagtgaaagcggaatgccaaacctccccaatgggtgtgtctttctcccccagggctcaacatcaccgagggaagagagctgtggtgccgggaagggctccaggataccgagcgcctgggctatagaaacctggccagggtgggagaggtaaggactctctgccggtgcattgcagcagctcaggtgtggagctgtctccccctgcagtgagtgtgtcatggacacagggcaagagcctgctacttatttgcagcagagtatgtgaggttcctgggaatgtcagtggggtgaggcgtgggaatgacccagatctaaaagacccctcacctctagcgggtgagctgcaggaaatatcgctgctgggagcagtagagtgcctgggtgagctggtttcaaagtgcggagacccatttccagcatctcatggcacctgggttgaatcctgctccagaaagagctattggaggcctcagtgcctgcagcctcttactgaagggggttctttggtccatgggaccccaaaggttggctgccccaggactcttctccaccttgtgagccaccagagggatttggagcctggttctgagccattgcaagggctctgattctgttggttttaggt
It encodes:
- the LOC135979440 gene encoding maestro heat-like repeat-containing protein family member 7 → MLRGLLSETPSLEKLQHLLEHIHVWIPSKRALERARAIQSSAALLEFATSLPGFDTSSDFSMAGDFVLQLGLHVSHPAEDISRQARGGIYWLHRLLVQKRGKNPAGQWDPMETSLSETSSSWPLGRLED